A genome region from Buchnera aphidicola (Chaetogeoica yunlongensis) includes the following:
- the trxB gene encoding thioredoxin-disulfide reductase, translating to MENNITSHHKLIILGSGPAGYTAAIYASRANLQPLLFTGTNPGGQLVNTHQIENWPGDFKKLTGLELMNRMHDHAKLLNTNILFNEIKRVNFKQLPFLLVSDTNEKFTCDSLIIATGSSPKYLGLSTETKFLGHGVSTCAVCDGFFYKNKIVAVVGGGNTAVEEALYLSNIARTVHLIHRRNIFKAEKRLIEHLLKKVGKNIILHKQCTVNKILGDKSGVTGINIINKNFPKQNIMINISGIFIAIGNIPNTNIFHDQLLMSKNYIVIQSGIHENSTQTNIPGIFAAGDVVDHVYRQAITSSASGCMAALDAEKFLDKKYSL from the coding sequence ATGGAAAATAATATAACTTCACACCATAAACTAATTATTTTAGGTTCTGGACCTGCAGGATATACTGCAGCAATTTATGCCTCTCGAGCAAATTTACAACCATTATTATTTACAGGTACTAACCCAGGAGGACAACTAGTAAATACACATCAAATAGAAAATTGGCCAGGAGATTTTAAAAAACTCACTGGTTTAGAATTAATGAACAGAATGCATGATCATGCAAAATTACTAAATACTAATATTTTATTTAATGAAATTAAAAGGGTAAATTTCAAACAGTTACCATTTTTATTAGTTAGCGATACAAACGAAAAATTTACCTGTGATTCGCTAATTATAGCAACCGGATCTTCACCAAAGTACTTAGGATTATCTACAGAAACTAAATTCTTAGGACATGGAGTATCAACATGTGCTGTTTGTGATGGGTTTTTTTATAAAAATAAAATAGTTGCTGTTGTTGGAGGTGGAAATACAGCTGTAGAAGAAGCATTATATCTATCAAATATAGCTCGTACGGTACATTTAATTCATAGAAGAAATATTTTTAAAGCAGAAAAAAGATTAATAGAACATTTGTTAAAAAAAGTAGGTAAAAATATAATTTTACACAAACAATGTACTGTCAATAAAATTTTAGGAGATAAATCAGGTGTCACTGGAATAAATATAATAAATAAGAATTTTCCTAAACAAAACATCATGATAAATATATCTGGAATATTTATAGCTATTGGTAATATTCCGAATACTAATATTTTTCATGATCAACTTTTAATGAGTAAAAATTATATTGTGATACAATCAGGAATACATGAAAATTCTACTCAAACAAATATACCGGGAATTTTTGCTGCAGGAGATGTTGTTGATCATGTTTATAGACAAGCAATTACATCTTCAGCTAGTGGATGTATGGCTGCTTTAGATGCAGAAAAATTTCTCGATAAAAAATATAGTTTATAA
- the serS gene encoding serine--tRNA ligase: protein MLNPTLLRNNIEFVKEQLNKRGFSLDIKNIVQMEKERKDLQVYVETLQSKHNIISKLIGKNKNQRKKFFYLKYKAKKLVEDLNLVKIKLKQLKEQIYIFSMNLPNLPDISVPDGLDKNYNQEISRWGVIKNYDFKIKSHVELGNHLNYFDWKSSSKISGSRFFIMKGNLALLYRALSQFMLDLHVKKHKYLEMYVPYLVNQKSLYGTGQLPKFKSDLFYVKLSDEKFNDSILNNLILIPTAEVPLTNLFRDCILDELQLPIMLVSNTPCFRSEALSYGRDTQGLIRTHQFDKVEIVQIVHPEHSMEKLEELTSHAECVLKLLKLPYRKILLCAGDMGFSSSKTYDLEAWFPYQNTYREVSSCSNMLDFQARRIKARFHCKKKNKKIFIHTINGSGLAIGRTLASILENYQQPDGRIKIPEILQDNYMNGLKFLG, encoded by the coding sequence ATGTTAAATCCTACTTTATTACGAAATAATATAGAATTTGTTAAAGAACAATTGAATAAAAGAGGTTTTTCTTTAGATATAAAAAATATCGTACAAATGGAAAAAGAAAGAAAAGATTTGCAAGTTTACGTTGAAACACTGCAATCAAAACACAATATTATATCTAAATTAATTGGGAAAAATAAAAATCAACGAAAAAAATTTTTTTATTTGAAATATAAAGCAAAAAAATTAGTTGAAGATTTAAATCTTGTTAAAATAAAATTAAAACAACTGAAAGAACAAATTTACATTTTTTCTATGAATCTACCTAATCTACCAGACATTAGTGTTCCTGATGGATTAGATAAAAACTATAATCAAGAAATTAGTCGTTGGGGTGTGATTAAAAATTATGATTTTAAAATAAAAAGTCATGTAGAGTTAGGAAATCATTTAAATTATTTTGATTGGAAATCATCTTCAAAAATTTCAGGGTCAAGATTTTTTATCATGAAAGGAAATCTTGCTTTGTTATATAGAGCACTGAGTCAATTTATGTTAGATTTACATGTTAAGAAACATAAATATCTAGAAATGTATGTTCCTTATTTAGTTAATCAAAAAAGTTTATATGGTACAGGTCAATTACCTAAATTTAAATCAGATCTATTTTATGTAAAATTATCTGATGAAAAATTTAATGATAGTATTTTAAACAATTTAATATTAATTCCTACAGCTGAAGTACCATTAACAAATTTGTTTAGAGATTGCATATTGGATGAACTTCAATTACCAATTATGTTAGTATCAAATACACCTTGCTTCCGATCAGAAGCTTTATCATATGGACGTGATACACAAGGTTTAATTCGAACACATCAATTTGATAAAGTAGAAATTGTTCAAATTGTTCATCCAGAACATTCTATGGAAAAATTGGAAGAATTGACATCTCATGCAGAATGTGTGTTAAAACTATTAAAATTACCTTATCGAAAGATTTTGTTATGTGCAGGAGATATGGGGTTTTCATCTTCTAAAACTTATGATTTAGAAGCATGGTTTCCTTACCAAAATACTTATAGAGAAGTTTCATCTTGTTCAAATATGTTAGATTTTCAAGCAAGAAGAATAAAAGCTAGATTTCATTGTAAAAAGAAGAATAAAAAAATATTTATACACACTATTAATGGTTCTGGATTAGCTATTGGTAGAACTTTAGCCTCAATTTTAGAAAACTATCAACAACCAGATGGAAGGATTAAAATTCCAGAAATATTACAAGATAATTATATGAACGGTTTAAAATTTTTAGGATAA
- the aspS gene encoding aspartate--tRNA ligase — protein sequence MRTHFCGTINNFHIGKKIRICGWINKFRNLGEILFIDIRDRTGIVQVFFKKTSKSLFTTATSLRNEFCVQISGIVCKRIKKNKNKKISTGEIEIHASKLKIFNQSLPLPIDLKSKNIEEIRLKFRYLDLRRPDMINNIIIRNNITNIIRKFMQKNHFLDIETPILTKSTPEGARDYIVPSRLHKNKYYALPQSPQLFKQLLMISGIDRYYQIAKCFRDEDLRSDRQPEFTQIDIEASFLNAQKIRKIIERMIINIWKNIKNISLDKFPQITFQDSMKIYGTDKPDLRNPIKLVDIKTLVLKTNNTFFHDHNKFNFNTVVMCIPGGSSLNIQKIYEYKNFVTKYTKSCLFHIKVNKNLFNNEKQSQKILFDKNFLYGLISKLSAKDGDIIFLLSEKNDLVFKIMGMLRNKLGTEFNLIDCSAWKPTWVINFPLFTKNEFGNIVSTHHPFTSPKNTNTDFSKKNFENIISDSYDLVINGCEIGSGSVRINNYKLQKTIFNILGINKQSQNDNFDFFLQALKYGTPPHAGIALGLDRMSMLLTDNKSIRDVIAFPKTTTGTCLITNAPSKINIYN from the coding sequence ATGAGAACTCATTTTTGTGGAACAATAAATAACTTTCATATAGGAAAAAAAATAAGAATATGTGGATGGATAAATAAATTTAGAAATTTAGGGGAAATATTATTTATTGATATAAGAGATCGTACAGGAATAGTACAAGTTTTTTTTAAAAAAACATCTAAATCTTTATTTACAACAGCCACTAGTTTACGTAACGAATTTTGTGTACAGATTTCTGGAATAGTTTGTAAGCGCATTAAAAAAAATAAAAATAAAAAAATATCGACAGGTGAAATAGAAATCCATGCTTCAAAATTAAAAATTTTTAATCAATCATTGCCTTTACCTATAGATTTAAAGTCAAAGAATATAGAAGAAATACGATTGAAATTTCGTTATCTAGATTTAAGACGTCCTGATATGATTAATAATATTATTATAAGAAATAATATAACAAATATTATTAGAAAATTCATGCAAAAAAATCATTTTTTAGATATTGAAACTCCAATACTTACTAAATCTACACCCGAAGGTGCAAGAGACTATATTGTCCCAAGTAGACTTCATAAAAACAAATATTATGCATTACCTCAATCCCCTCAATTATTTAAACAATTATTAATGATATCTGGAATAGATAGATATTATCAAATTGCTAAATGTTTCAGAGATGAAGATTTAAGATCAGATAGACAACCTGAATTTACCCAAATAGATATTGAAGCATCATTTTTAAACGCACAAAAAATAAGAAAAATTATCGAACGAATGATTATAAATATTTGGAAAAATATTAAGAATATTTCTCTTGATAAATTTCCACAAATAACATTTCAAGATTCTATGAAAATATATGGAACTGATAAACCAGATTTACGAAATCCTATAAAATTAGTAGATATTAAAACACTTGTTTTAAAAACTAACAATACTTTTTTTCATGATCATAATAAATTTAATTTTAATACTGTTGTTATGTGTATTCCAGGTGGTTCATCTTTGAACATACAAAAAATATATGAGTATAAAAATTTTGTAACAAAATACACAAAAAGTTGTTTATTTCATATTAAAGTAAATAAAAATTTATTTAATAACGAAAAACAATCACAAAAAATATTATTTGATAAAAATTTTTTATATGGCTTAATTTCTAAATTATCAGCAAAAGATGGAGATATTATATTTTTATTAAGTGAAAAAAATGATTTAGTATTTAAAATTATGGGTATGTTAAGAAATAAATTAGGAACTGAATTTAATTTAATTGATTGTTCTGCCTGGAAACCTACTTGGGTAATTAATTTTCCATTGTTTACAAAAAATGAATTTGGAAATATTGTTTCTACACATCATCCTTTTACCTCTCCTAAAAATACAAATACAGATTTTTCTAAAAAAAATTTTGAAAACATAATTTCAGATTCATACGATTTAGTCATTAATGGTTGCGAAATAGGAAGTGGCTCTGTTAGAATAAATAATTATAAATTACAAAAAACTATTTTTAATATTTTAGGGATAAATAAACAATCACAAAATGATAATTTCGACTTTTTTTTGCAAGCGTTAAAATATGGAACGCCTCCTCATGCTGGTATTGCACTAGGATTAGATAGAATGTCTATGTTGTTAACTGACAATAAAAGTATTCGAGATGTAATTGCATTTCCGAAAACAACTACAGGTACTTGTTTGATTACTAACGCTCCAAGTAAAATAAATATTTATAATTAA
- the znuC gene encoding zinc ABC transporter ATP-binding protein ZnuC has product MSVCIRLKKIFVNFNNRSILSNISLILTSNCILTLVGPNGAGKSTLVKVILGLLKPNQGKVYYKNNLRIGYIPQNLKLHSSLPISVNRFMNLSQYKNQLLIKNVLNKVHASNLINIPLQKLSSGEMQKILLARALLNQPELLVLDEPTQGIDIIGQIEFYKLLNQIKYELECSIFMVSHDLNIVMANTDQVVCLNNHICCFGPPESVSKNSKFLAIFGEIGKNSFAPYCHKHDHNHDF; this is encoded by the coding sequence ATGTCTGTATGCATTAGATTAAAAAAAATTTTTGTTAATTTTAATAATAGATCTATTTTATCAAATATTTCATTAATTTTAACATCAAATTGTATTTTAACTTTAGTAGGTCCTAATGGAGCAGGTAAATCTACATTAGTTAAAGTAATTTTAGGATTATTAAAACCTAATCAAGGAAAAGTATATTATAAAAATAATTTACGTATAGGTTATATACCTCAAAATTTAAAATTACATTCTTCTTTACCGATTTCAGTGAATCGTTTTATGAATCTATCTCAATATAAAAATCAGTTGTTGATTAAAAATGTGTTAAATAAAGTTCATGCTAGTAATTTAATAAATATTCCATTACAAAAATTATCTAGTGGTGAAATGCAAAAGATATTATTAGCCCGAGCTTTATTAAATCAACCAGAACTTTTAGTATTAGATGAACCTACTCAAGGAATAGATATTATTGGACAAATAGAATTTTATAAATTGTTAAATCAAATTAAATATGAATTAGAATGTTCTATTTTTATGGTTTCACATGATTTAAATATAGTTATGGCAAATACAGATCAAGTTGTTTGTTTAAATAATCACATATGTTGTTTTGGTCCTCCAGAATCTGTATCTAAAAATTCAAAATTTCTCGCTATTTTTGGAGAAATAGGAAAAAATTCTTTCGCACCGTATTGTCATAAACATGATCATAATCACGATTTTTAA
- a CDS encoding iron chelate uptake ABC transporter family permease subunit has product MYKSFFLGWLAGVLLTIITGPLGSFIIWKRMSSFGDTLSHSSLLGISCAILLNLHPCLTVFCVILLFGMLIIWFNNTTVLSLDAILSIISYSLLSLGMILMNFISNNSYKKNQFTNYIFGNLLEVTYVDIILIAISCIIILYVLKKYWNFMLLVTINSDLAKIDGINITKINFILILLISLTIGISIKFLGSLIVMSLLVIPASTAQRFSNSPEKMAFLSTIFGILSITGGIMLSMFYKNVSTNPAIVLCSSIIFLISNIKK; this is encoded by the coding sequence ATGTATAAGTCTTTTTTTTTAGGTTGGCTAGCTGGAGTATTATTAACAATAATCACTGGACCTTTAGGATCTTTTATAATATGGAAACGTATGTCTTCATTTGGAGATACATTATCTCATTCTTCTCTTTTAGGAATATCATGTGCTATTTTATTAAATTTACATCCTTGTTTAACAGTATTTTGTGTAATTCTTTTGTTTGGAATGTTAATTATTTGGTTCAATAACACAACAGTATTATCATTGGATGCTATTTTAAGTATTATTAGTTATAGTTTATTATCATTAGGAATGATATTAATGAATTTTATTTCTAATAATTCTTATAAAAAAAATCAGTTTACTAACTACATTTTTGGAAATTTATTAGAAGTTACTTATGTAGATATTATCTTAATAGCTATTAGTTGTATTATTATACTTTATGTTTTAAAAAAATACTGGAATTTTATGTTATTAGTCACTATTAATTCTGATTTAGCTAAGATAGACGGGATAAATATTACTAAAATAAATTTTATTTTGATTCTTTTAATATCTTTAACAATAGGAATTTCAATAAAATTTTTAGGATCGCTTATAGTTATGTCGTTGTTAGTGATTCCAGCGTCTACAGCACAGCGTTTTTCTAACTCTCCAGAAAAAATGGCTTTTTTATCTACAATATTTGGAATACTATCAATTACTGGAGGTATAATGTTATCTATGTTTTATAAAAATGTTTCAACTAATCCTGCAATAGTATTATGTTCTTCAATTATATTTTTAATAAGTAATATAAAAAAATAA
- the lolA gene encoding outer membrane lipoprotein chaperone LolA, with amino-acid sequence MNIRKNFYIICFYILFLLVNTTTSFANDFTFKDRINKINSFCSNFKQIVIDASGVQIQKGIGKILVKTPGKFKWHLLFPHENEIISDGNIVWFYDPLIHHVSIFSIKDIMDHTPFIVFTHKHFSLLNDYKIIKNGDCFVLTPKVNINTIIKYCSICIDKYGVIRKIESMEKNMFKNIIYLYNYRKISLNNNNFKFKTFSDLSIDDQR; translated from the coding sequence ATGAATATTAGAAAAAATTTTTATATAATTTGTTTTTATATTTTATTTTTACTTGTTAATACAACAACTTCGTTTGCTAATGATTTTACTTTTAAAGATAGAATTAACAAAATAAATAGTTTTTGCTCTAATTTTAAACAAATTGTTATTGATGCTAGTGGTGTTCAAATTCAAAAAGGAATAGGAAAAATTTTGGTAAAAACTCCTGGGAAATTTAAATGGCATTTATTATTTCCACATGAGAATGAAATTATTTCTGATGGAAATATTGTTTGGTTTTATGATCCATTAATTCATCATGTTAGTATTTTTTCTATCAAAGATATTATGGATCACACGCCTTTTATTGTGTTTACTCATAAGCACTTTTCTTTGTTGAATGATTATAAAATTATAAAAAATGGAGATTGTTTTGTATTAACACCTAAAGTAAATATAAACACAATAATTAAATATTGTTCTATTTGTATTGATAAATATGGAGTAATTCGAAAAATAGAATCAATGGAAAAAAATATGTTTAAAAATATTATTTATTTATATAATTACAGAAAAATATCATTAAATAATAATAATTTTAAATTTAAAACTTTTTCAGACTTATCCATTGACGATCAACGATAA
- the aroA gene encoding 3-phosphoshikimate 1-carboxyvinyltransferase encodes MNNVLTLNPISLVNGTVKLPGSKSITNRALLLSAISEGQTHLTNMLFSQDTEYMLKALIKCGINIHYSRKKMNCIIHGYAHPLYINKKISLFLGNAGTAFRSLTAALSLENNDVLLTGDERMKDRPIRHLVQALTQGNANIKYLDKQNYPPINVKGGFLGGKIVINGTISSQFLSALLISTPLAKLNSVIIVKNTLVSKPYIDITLNLMKKFGINIIHEQYNQFNIVGCQKYKSPKKYKIEGDASSASYFLAAAAIKGGSVSVTGIGKHSIQGDIKFANILKKMGANITFGKNFITCQRGELYGINLDMNDIPDSAMTIAIVALFSKGKTIIRNIYNWRVKETDRLSAMAHELTKIGAKIIEGKDFIEIIPPTTFLYATIDTYNDHRIAMCFSLIALSDTKVTLLNPDCVKKTFPNYFEVLKSICIN; translated from the coding sequence ATGAATAATGTATTGACGTTGAATCCTATTTCTTTAGTGAATGGAACTGTCAAATTACCTGGATCAAAAAGTATTACTAATAGAGCTTTATTACTGTCAGCAATTTCAGAAGGACAGACACATTTAACAAATATGTTATTTAGTCAAGATACAGAATATATGTTAAAAGCGTTGATAAAATGTGGAATTAATATTCATTATTCTAGAAAAAAAATGAATTGTATAATTCATGGATATGCACACCCTTTATATATTAATAAAAAAATTTCTTTGTTTTTAGGTAATGCAGGTACAGCATTTCGTTCATTAACTGCAGCTTTGTCTTTAGAAAATAATGATGTATTATTAACTGGAGATGAACGCATGAAAGATAGGCCTATAAGACATTTAGTCCAAGCATTAACACAAGGAAATGCAAACATAAAGTATCTAGATAAACAAAATTATCCACCAATTAATGTAAAAGGTGGTTTTTTAGGCGGTAAAATTGTTATTAATGGAACTATTTCTAGTCAATTTTTAAGTGCACTACTTATTTCAACCCCTTTAGCTAAATTAAACTCTGTTATTATAGTAAAAAATACATTAGTTTCAAAACCATATATAGATATAACATTAAATTTAATGAAAAAATTTGGTATAAACATAATACACGAACAATATAATCAGTTTAATATAGTAGGATGTCAAAAATATAAATCTCCAAAAAAATATAAAATAGAAGGAGATGCTTCTTCAGCATCATATTTTTTAGCAGCGGCTGCTATTAAAGGTGGATCGGTATCTGTAACTGGAATTGGAAAACACAGCATACAGGGTGACATTAAATTTGCTAATATTTTAAAAAAAATGGGTGCTAATATTACTTTTGGAAAAAATTTTATTACTTGTCAGCGAGGAGAATTATATGGAATTAATTTAGATATGAATGACATTCCTGATTCAGCAATGACTATAGCTATAGTAGCGCTTTTTTCTAAAGGAAAAACTATTATTAGAAACATATATAATTGGCGAGTGAAAGAAACTGATCGATTATCAGCAATGGCGCATGAATTAACAAAAATTGGTGCAAAAATTATAGAAGGAAAAGATTTTATTGAAATCATACCTCCTACAACATTTCTTTATGCTACAATAGATACATATAATGATCATCGGATAGCTATGTGTTTTTCTTTAATAGCACTATCTGACACTAAGGTAACATTATTAAACCCAGATTGTGTAAAAAAAACATTTCCAAATTATTTTGAAGTATTAAAATCTATTTGCATAAATTAA
- the infA gene encoding translation initiation factor IF-1 — protein sequence MVKEDCIEMQGVVIDTLPNTMFRVELDNKHIITAHISGKMRKNYIRILTGDKVTVELTSYDLSKGRIIFRSR from the coding sequence ATGGTGAAAGAAGATTGTATTGAAATGCAAGGGGTAGTCATTGATACTCTTCCTAATACTATGTTTCGAGTAGAATTAGATAATAAACATATTATTACAGCGCATATTTCAGGAAAAATGCGAAAAAATTATATAAGAATTTTAACTGGAGATAAGGTAACTGTAGAGTTAACTTCATATGATTTAAGCAAGGGTAGAATTATATTTCGAAGCAGATAA
- the serC gene encoding 3-phosphoserine/phosphohydroxythreonine transaminase codes for MTEIYNFSPGPSMIPKKVLLQAKKEFCNWNNKNKSIMEISHRSEEFISVIQEMKKNLKILLNIPDNYEIIFSHGGARGQFSAVPMNLLNNNNIKKNQVDYVNSGYWSNCATQEAMKYCNNINIININKMKHNKIKISSMKDWNINNNSKYLHYCPNETINGIAIYEEPFFSDDIIVVGDFSSTILSQNICIKKYGIIYASSQKNIGPSGVTLIIIRKNLLKNINFYVPSILNYKILVDSNSMFNTPNTFSLYLSNLVIRWLKQLGGISKIEKKNIEKSNMLYNVIDSTDFYINNIDKCNRSRMNIPFRIVDSRLHSLFLIEAEKYRLYSLKGHSILGGIRASLYNAMPLKGVIQLTKFMKIFEKKYG; via the coding sequence ATTACTGAAATTTACAATTTTAGTCCTGGTCCTTCTATGATTCCAAAGAAAGTATTATTGCAAGCTAAAAAAGAATTTTGTAATTGGAATAATAAAAATAAATCTATTATGGAAATTAGTCATAGAAGTGAAGAATTTATATCTGTTATCCAAGAAATGAAAAAAAATCTAAAGATATTATTGAATATTCCCGATAATTATGAAATTATTTTTTCTCATGGGGGTGCACGAGGACAATTTTCTGCAGTTCCAATGAATTTATTAAATAATAATAATATTAAAAAAAATCAAGTTGATTATGTAAATAGTGGTTACTGGTCTAATTGCGCTACACAAGAAGCTATGAAATATTGCAATAATATAAATATTATTAATATAAATAAAATGAAACATAATAAGATAAAAATATCTTCTATGAAAGATTGGAACATTAATAATAATAGTAAATACCTTCATTATTGTCCAAATGAAACTATTAATGGAATAGCTATTTATGAAGAACCATTTTTTAGTGATGATATTATAGTAGTAGGAGATTTTTCCTCTACTATTCTATCACAAAATATATGTATAAAAAAATATGGTATCATTTATGCTAGCTCACAGAAAAACATTGGTCCATCGGGAGTGACATTGATAATAATTCGTAAAAATTTATTAAAAAATATTAACTTTTATGTACCTTCGATTTTAAACTACAAAATACTTGTTGATAGTAATTCAATGTTTAATACTCCAAATACATTTTCTCTATACTTATCTAATCTAGTAATCAGATGGTTAAAACAATTAGGTGGAATTAGTAAAATTGAAAAAAAAAATATAGAAAAATCAAATATGTTATATAATGTTATAGACAGTACAGATTTCTACATAAATAATATAGACAAGTGTAATCGTTCTAGAATGAATATTCCTTTTAGGATTGTTGATTCTCGATTACATAGTTTGTTCTTAATCGAAGCTGAAAAATATAGATTATATTCTTTAAAAGGTCATAGTATATTAGGAGGTATTAGAGCTTCTCTTTATAATGCTATGCCATTGAAAGGCGTAATACAATTAACTAAATTTATGAAAATTTTTGAAAAAAAATATGGATAA
- the cmk gene encoding (d)CMP kinase — protein MSYKKLAPVITIDGPSGVGKSTISKKISKILNWHELESGWIYRILAVFILKDNIYISKKNLKCLSNSLNFFNLITLINSNHCIKAKKLFNDINQEYIGNLASKLASIPYVRQFLLHHQRLFRQFPGLVANGRDMGTTIFPDATIKFFLISDFKVRVNRRLIEYKNRGIDDYTYQHIFFEMKKRDIRDFTRNISPLIPSKNAILIDSTYISLKKVIKIILNYIFNIGIN, from the coding sequence ATGTCTTATAAAAAGTTAGCTCCTGTTATTACTATTGATGGACCTAGTGGGGTTGGAAAAAGTACCATATCTAAAAAAATTTCTAAAATTTTAAATTGGCATGAATTAGAATCAGGCTGGATATACAGAATTTTAGCTGTTTTTATTTTAAAAGATAACATATATATTTCTAAAAAGAATTTAAAGTGTTTATCTAATAGTTTAAATTTTTTTAATTTAATTACACTTATAAATTCAAATCATTGTATAAAAGCTAAAAAGTTATTTAATGATATTAATCAAGAATATATTGGAAACTTAGCTTCAAAATTAGCTTCTATTCCTTATGTTAGACAATTTCTTTTACATCATCAAAGATTGTTCAGACAATTCCCTGGATTAGTAGCTAATGGACGTGATATGGGAACTACAATTTTTCCAGATGCAACAATAAAATTTTTTTTAATATCAGATTTTAAAGTAAGAGTTAATCGACGTTTAATAGAATACAAAAATAGAGGTATTGATGATTATACTTATCAACACATTTTTTTTGAAATGAAAAAGCGTGATATTCGCGATTTTACTAGAAATATATCTCCGTTAATACCTTCCAAAAATGCTATTTTAATAGATTCTACTTACATTAGTTTAAAAAAAGTTATTAAAATAATACTGAATTATATTTTTAATATCGGTATTAATTGA